The nucleotide sequence CCGCGCAGAAGTCCTGGGAGAAGGCGGCCGCCGCCTGCCGCGCGTACCGGCTCGGAAAGCTCGACGCGACCGGCCGGAAGGGCCTCACGAGCGCCCTGCGCGACGGCGAGACCCTGCGCCGTTACTGCGACCGCGTCCTCGGCGGCACCTCGGGCGCGCCCGAGGGCGGCGGCAAGGACAGCGGCAAGGACGACGCGAAGGACGACGGCGAAGGCGACCCCAAGGGCGACCCCAAGGGCGACCGGGGCAACGGCCGCGGCGACCAGCACGGCTGGGACGGTGCCGGCGGTGGCCGTGGCAGCGGCGGCGGCAAGGACCGCCTCGGCGCGGTCCGGTCCTCGGTGCCGGATTCCGCCCGGCTCTCCGCCGAACTTCCGCTCGGAATCGCCCTCACGGCACGCGTCGCGCTGCCGGTGTAACACTTCTGGACCCGTCGGCGCAGTACTGAATGAGCCGACTGGTCATCGGCCGCGCAGTGAGCCGGGGTTCCCCCCGTACCTACGGCTCCGCGCACATGGCGCGGGTGGGACACGTTCCCCCGGTCCCACCCGCGCCCTCTCCCTCAGCCCTCCCGGGTCACCAGTGGACGACGACCTTGTCGCCGACCTTCACCGCGTCGAAGAGGGCCGTGAGCTTGGCCCGGTCCCGGACGTTGACGCAGCCGTGCGAGGCCCCGTTGTAGCCGCGGGCCGCGAAGTCCGACGAGTAGTGCACCGCCTGGCCCCGGCTGAAGTACATCGAGAGCGGCATCGGCGTGTGGTAGAGCCGCGACCAGTCCTGGCGGACCTTGCGCTCGACGGTGAACGTGCCCTCGCGGGTCGGGGTGTTCTCCGAGCCGAAGCGGACGTCCATCGAGGAGACGACCTTGCCGTCGATCATCCAGGCGAGGGTCCTGCTCTCCTTGCTGATGCAGAGCACCCGGCCCGTCAGGCAGCGCGCGTCGGGCGTGTCCAGCTTGTTGGTGGTCGAGGGCTTCAGCTCGTCGGCGGTCGGCTTCCGGCTCGCGCCCAGCAGCCGCTCCCAGGTCGTCGCGTCGACCGAACCCGTCCGGGGCAGCCCCTGCTTCTTCTGGAAGGCCTTGACCGAGGCCGCCGTCATCGTCCCGTAGAAACCGGTGGGCGCCCGGTCGAAGTGGCCGAGCTGGCGCAGCCGCGCCTGGAGCTCGCGCACCTGCTCGGTCTCGTCCCCGTCGTCCATGAGGGCCTTGGCCTTCGGCGTACCGGAAGGCGAAGGCGTCCCGGAGGGCGTCTGCGTCGGCGCGTCGGTGGGTGCCGTGGAGCCCGAGGGGGAGGGGGACGGGGGCTTGCCGTCCTCGGTGGGCGAGGCGGTGGGCGCGGAGCTCTTGGCGGGGCCCGAGGACGTCGGGCTCCCGGAGCCGCCCCCCGAGCCGGCCGCCTGGGCCGTACAACCCGCGGCGAGGGCCACCGAGGCCGCTGCCAGAACCACTCTGCGTATGACGGAAGAAGACCGCTTCATCGTGTTGCCCCCCGAGACGATTCGTATGTACCTAGGGATGCTCCCCTCGCGTGTGCGGTTGCGCGCGAAGGTCACGATCCGAGCATGCTGTGAGCAGGGGTCGATCTCTTCGGGAGGCACAGCCAATGGCGCGCGAGTCGGAGTCGGGACTGCCCATCGAGCCGGTCTACGGACCGGAGGCGCTGGAGGGCTGGGACCCGGCGGAGAAGCTGGGTGATCCGGGGGCCTACCCGTACACCCGTGGCGTGTACCCGTCGATGTACACCGGCCGGCCCTGGACCATGCGCCAGTACGCGGGCTTCGGCACCGCCGTCGAGTCCAACGCCCGCTACAAGCAGCTCATCGCCAACGGAACCATGGGCCTCTCCGTCGCCTTCGACCTGCCGACCCAGATGGGCCACGACTCGGACGCGCCGATCGCGCACGGCGAGGTCGGCAAGGTCGGGGTGGCGGTCGACTCGGTCGAGGACATGCGGATCCTGTTCGACGGCATCCCGCTGGACAAGGTCTCCACGTCGATGACGATCAACGCGCCGGCCGCCCCGCTGCTGCTGATGTACCAGCTGGTCGCCGAGGAGCAGGGGGTCACGGCGGACCGGCTGACCGGCACCGTCCAGAACGACGTGCTGAAGGAGTACATCGCCCGCGGCACGTACATCTTCCCGCCGGCGCCGTCCCTCCGGCTGATCGCCGACACCTTCAAGTACTGCCGGGCCGGGATCCCCAAGTGGAACACCATCTCGATCTCCGGCTACCACATGGCCGAG is from Streptomyces venezuelae ATCC 10712 and encodes:
- a CDS encoding L,D-transpeptidase family protein, which gives rise to MKRSSSVIRRVVLAAASVALAAGCTAQAAGSGGGSGSPTSSGPAKSSAPTASPTEDGKPPSPSPSGSTAPTDAPTQTPSGTPSPSGTPKAKALMDDGDETEQVRELQARLRQLGHFDRAPTGFYGTMTAASVKAFQKKQGLPRTGSVDATTWERLLGASRKPTADELKPSTTNKLDTPDARCLTGRVLCISKESRTLAWMIDGKVVSSMDVRFGSENTPTREGTFTVERKVRQDWSRLYHTPMPLSMYFSRGQAVHYSSDFAARGYNGASHGCVNVRDRAKLTALFDAVKVGDKVVVHW